The following coding sequences lie in one Acropora palmata chromosome 3, jaAcrPala1.3, whole genome shotgun sequence genomic window:
- the LOC141877440 gene encoding transmembrane prolyl 4-hydroxylase-like isoform X1 — translation MQGISYGFILLLIFFQRGFTEDSARQESSKSCPFGSCLVEEDEGPCEDDGEAKLYRWDPVKIGYKRKMKLEGDKVYTMITRAVEPPLFEIPDFMSPEEADHIVKLAEEVGFLKSDIHLDPVAKKHAQTMRSTEGHSNSSAGYFLNWDLDKDYEISIEEIINFAEKFKYLYMTPAEVDDMIEVLDLKELDDGIVEYPEWRTLKTHAIDMYMNDMKEKHPHHRDRFSDQVWLFQGMNADSTLKRLRERIHKLTRLQRQIVYGGEPLQVVKYGPYGHYHAHYDSSRKSDYPEGTKCCHYDMENAPMAKCRICRYITILYYLNDVEEGGETAFPVADMKDFNETKFRDREDGDHFNLNEYCHTANIVVPAKKGKAIMWYNYKIDGKTGWMSHRDDRSLHGGCIVKKGVKYIANNWLPAPENDSAHLLSEYLEDPYLASVNP, via the exons ATGCAAGGAATTTCGTatggttttattttgcttttaatattttttcaacgAGGATTCACCGAAGACAGTGCCCGTCAGGAGAGTTCAAAGTCGTGTCCTTTTGGTTCATGCTTAGTTGAAGAAGATGAAGGGCCGTGTGAAGACGACGGCGAGGCGAAGCTCTACCGCTGGGATCCGGTTAAG ATTGGCTACAAAAGAAAGATGAAACTGGAAGGAGACAAAGTATACACGATGATCACAAGGGCTGTAGAGCCGCCTCTATTTG AAATTCCCGATTTCATGTCCCCAGAGGAAGCAGATCATATCGTCAAACTAGCTGAGGAGGTTGGATTCCTCAAAAGTGATATTCATTTGGATCCTGTGGCTAAGAAACATGCGCAGACTATGAGGTCCACGGAAG GCCATTCCAATAGTTCTGCGGGTTACTTTTTGAATTGGGATTTAGACAAAGATTATGAAATTTCAATAGAAGAG ATTATAAATTTTGCTGAAAAGTTTAAATATCTTTATATGACGCCTGCTGAGGTAGACGATAt GATAGAAGTGTTGGATCTTAAAGAATTAGATGATG GTATCGTGGAATATCCAGAATGGAGGACACTAAAGACACATGCCATCGACATGTATATGAACGATATGAAAGAAAAGCACCCACATCACAGAGACCGCTTTAGTGACCAGGTCTGGCTCTTCCAAGGCATGAATGCTGATAGTACACTCAAGAGATTAAGAGAAAG aaTTCACAAGTTGACTCGTCTTCAAAGGCAGATCGTTTATGGAGGCGAACCTCTTCAG GTGGTGAAATACGGTCCTTATGGACATTATCACGCCCACTATGACAGTTCCAGAAAATCAGATTACCCTGAAGGaacaaaatgctgtcattatGACATGGAAAATGCACCTATGGCTAAGTGCAGAATTTGTAG GTATATTACcattttatattatttaaATGACGTTGAGGAAGGCGGAGAAACTGCTTTCCCTGTGGCAGACATGAAAGATTTTAATGAAACT AAATTCAGAGATCGAGAAGATGGCGACCACTTCAATTTGAATGAATACTGTCACACCGCAAACATCGTTGTACCagcgaaaaaaggaaaggctATCATGTGGTATAATTACAAGATTGATGGTAAAACCGGTTGGATGAGTCACAGAGATGATAGATCATTGCATGGAGGATGTATCGTAAAGAAAGGAGTCAAATACATCGCAAACAACTGGCTCCCAGCTCCCGAAAATGACTCAGCTCACCTTTTGAGTGAATATCTTGAGGATCCATATTTAGCTTCAGTGAACCCGTGA
- the LOC141877628 gene encoding galactose-3-O-sulfotransferase 2-like isoform X2: MQLQVSAGMDMIRVLKAKRMRRLLLLCMITVSVFILIELFQRYSKERITERYQNGMESRLSWEFEKEFQMNLGDAVNSSTRCKPVNKILFLKTHKTGSSTVTNILNRYGDSRNLWFALPVVENAFHFFWPHPFLLRYVLAFGRQPNILCNHARYNKEPMHWLFPKETTRYVTILREPREHFECIFNFFKLQRYFDDLRNFSNPLEVFLHNPEFHLEKLNFNVTGPLNLLKNPMLFELGLDTEHQNDFAVVRNYIHFLQQEFDLVMLMEYFDESLVLLKRRFCWTIKDILYFKLNERRNKDKQNISKYSKERIQEWNFGDVLLYNVFNRTLWEMIRREGPGFFKDLELFRKAKETMTKACLREGNFLTRPYSGRFVKGYALKRNISSELDDTCNKMIMNEIPFVNHHRSKMVKLFQRIDSAKNRPNFSSL, translated from the exons ATGCAACTTCAAGTAAGCGCTGGCATGGACATGATCAGGGTTCTCAAAGCAAAAAGAATGCGTCGCTTGCTTCTTCTTTGTATGATTACTGTTTCggtatttattttaattgagcTATTTCAAAGATATTCGAAAGAAAG GATCACGGAGCGCTATCAAAATGGCATGGAATCGAGATTAAGCTGGGAGTTTGAGAAAGAATTCCAGATGAATTTGGGAGATGCAGTCAATTCGAGCACACGATGCAAGCcagtaaataaaattttgtttttgaagacGCACAAAACGGGATCAAGTACAGTGACTAATATCTTAAACCGCTATGGCGACAGCAGGAATCTGTGGTTTGCATTACCTGTCGTTGAAAACGCCTTTCACTTTTTTTGGCCACACCCATTTTTACTTCGATACGTCTTAGCATTTGGTAGGCAACCCAATATTCTGTGCAATCATGCCAGATACAACAAGGAACCAATGCACTGGCTTTTTCCAAAAGAAACCACTCGCTATGTCACAATTCTTCGAGAACCACGTGAGCACTTTGAAtgcattttcaactttttcaagttgcaaagatattttgaTGACTTGCGAAATTTCAGCAACCCCTTGGAGGTTTTTCTACATAATCCAGAATTTCATTTGgaaaaactgaattttaaCGTAACAGGTCCGCTAAACTTATTGAAAAATCCTATGTTATTTGAGTTGGGACTTGACACAGAACATCAAAACGATTTTGCCGTGGTACGAAATTACATTCATTTCCTCCAACAAGAGTTTGATTTGGTCATGCTAATGGAGTATTTCGATGAGTCCCTTGTGCTCTTGAAACGACGCTTTTGTTGGACAATTAAAGACATTTTGTACTTCAAGCTAAACGAGCGAAGAAACAAAgataaacaaaacatttcaaaatattcaaaggAGAGGATTCAAGAGTGGAACTTTGGTGATGTCTTGCTGTACAATGTTTTTAATAGAACGCTTTGGGAAATGATAAGACGCGAAGGTCCGGGTTTTTTCAAAGATCTTGAACTTTTTCGAAAAGCGAAAGAAACCATGACAAAAGCTTGTTTACGAGAAGGAAATTTCTTGACTCGACCATACAGCGGAAGGTTTGTAAAGGGCTATGCATTGAAGAGAAATATTTCGAGCGAACTTGATGACACTTGCAACAAAATGATTATGAACGAAATTCCTTTTGTAAATCACCACCGAAGCAAAATGGTAAAACTCTTTCAAAGAATTGACAGTGCCAAGAACAGACCAAATTTCTCAAGTCTCTAG
- the LOC141877440 gene encoding transmembrane prolyl 4-hydroxylase-like isoform X2: MKLEGDKVYTMITRAVEPPLFEIPDFMSPEEADHIVKLAEEVGFLKSDIHLDPVAKKHAQTMRSTEGHSNSSAGYFLNWDLDKDYEISIEEIINFAEKFKYLYMTPAEVDDMIEVLDLKELDDGIVEYPEWRTLKTHAIDMYMNDMKEKHPHHRDRFSDQVWLFQGMNADSTLKRLRERIHKLTRLQRQIVYGGEPLQVVKYGPYGHYHAHYDSSRKSDYPEGTKCCHYDMENAPMAKCRICRYITILYYLNDVEEGGETAFPVADMKDFNETKFRDREDGDHFNLNEYCHTANIVVPAKKGKAIMWYNYKIDGKTGWMSHRDDRSLHGGCIVKKGVKYIANNWLPAPENDSAHLLSEYLEDPYLASVNP; this comes from the exons ATGAAACTGGAAGGAGACAAAGTATACACGATGATCACAAGGGCTGTAGAGCCGCCTCTATTTG AAATTCCCGATTTCATGTCCCCAGAGGAAGCAGATCATATCGTCAAACTAGCTGAGGAGGTTGGATTCCTCAAAAGTGATATTCATTTGGATCCTGTGGCTAAGAAACATGCGCAGACTATGAGGTCCACGGAAG GCCATTCCAATAGTTCTGCGGGTTACTTTTTGAATTGGGATTTAGACAAAGATTATGAAATTTCAATAGAAGAG ATTATAAATTTTGCTGAAAAGTTTAAATATCTTTATATGACGCCTGCTGAGGTAGACGATAt GATAGAAGTGTTGGATCTTAAAGAATTAGATGATG GTATCGTGGAATATCCAGAATGGAGGACACTAAAGACACATGCCATCGACATGTATATGAACGATATGAAAGAAAAGCACCCACATCACAGAGACCGCTTTAGTGACCAGGTCTGGCTCTTCCAAGGCATGAATGCTGATAGTACACTCAAGAGATTAAGAGAAAG aaTTCACAAGTTGACTCGTCTTCAAAGGCAGATCGTTTATGGAGGCGAACCTCTTCAG GTGGTGAAATACGGTCCTTATGGACATTATCACGCCCACTATGACAGTTCCAGAAAATCAGATTACCCTGAAGGaacaaaatgctgtcattatGACATGGAAAATGCACCTATGGCTAAGTGCAGAATTTGTAG GTATATTACcattttatattatttaaATGACGTTGAGGAAGGCGGAGAAACTGCTTTCCCTGTGGCAGACATGAAAGATTTTAATGAAACT AAATTCAGAGATCGAGAAGATGGCGACCACTTCAATTTGAATGAATACTGTCACACCGCAAACATCGTTGTACCagcgaaaaaaggaaaggctATCATGTGGTATAATTACAAGATTGATGGTAAAACCGGTTGGATGAGTCACAGAGATGATAGATCATTGCATGGAGGATGTATCGTAAAGAAAGGAGTCAAATACATCGCAAACAACTGGCTCCCAGCTCCCGAAAATGACTCAGCTCACCTTTTGAGTGAATATCTTGAGGATCCATATTTAGCTTCAGTGAACCCGTGA
- the LOC141877628 gene encoding galactose-3-O-sulfotransferase 2-like isoform X1, with product MKIMIRRKLLIHFYRLKPLWVLLISVTVVISIALILRLNGLEKAYDCIFPKPITERYQNGMESRLSWEFEKEFQMNLGDAVNSSTRCKPVNKILFLKTHKTGSSTVTNILNRYGDSRNLWFALPVVENAFHFFWPHPFLLRYVLAFGRQPNILCNHARYNKEPMHWLFPKETTRYVTILREPREHFECIFNFFKLQRYFDDLRNFSNPLEVFLHNPEFHLEKLNFNVTGPLNLLKNPMLFELGLDTEHQNDFAVVRNYIHFLQQEFDLVMLMEYFDESLVLLKRRFCWTIKDILYFKLNERRNKDKQNISKYSKERIQEWNFGDVLLYNVFNRTLWEMIRREGPGFFKDLELFRKAKETMTKACLREGNFLTRPYSGRFVKGYALKRNISSELDDTCNKMIMNEIPFVNHHRSKMVKLFQRIDSAKNRPNFSSL from the exons ATGAAAATCATGATTCGGAGAAAATTGTTAATTCATTTTTATCGCTTAAAACCGCTGTGGGTTTTATTGATTTCTGTAACAGTTGTAATAAGCATTGCTTTGATTTTACGTTTAAATGGCTTGGAAAAGGCATACGATTGCATCTTCCCTAAGCC GATCACGGAGCGCTATCAAAATGGCATGGAATCGAGATTAAGCTGGGAGTTTGAGAAAGAATTCCAGATGAATTTGGGAGATGCAGTCAATTCGAGCACACGATGCAAGCcagtaaataaaattttgtttttgaagacGCACAAAACGGGATCAAGTACAGTGACTAATATCTTAAACCGCTATGGCGACAGCAGGAATCTGTGGTTTGCATTACCTGTCGTTGAAAACGCCTTTCACTTTTTTTGGCCACACCCATTTTTACTTCGATACGTCTTAGCATTTGGTAGGCAACCCAATATTCTGTGCAATCATGCCAGATACAACAAGGAACCAATGCACTGGCTTTTTCCAAAAGAAACCACTCGCTATGTCACAATTCTTCGAGAACCACGTGAGCACTTTGAAtgcattttcaactttttcaagttgcaaagatattttgaTGACTTGCGAAATTTCAGCAACCCCTTGGAGGTTTTTCTACATAATCCAGAATTTCATTTGgaaaaactgaattttaaCGTAACAGGTCCGCTAAACTTATTGAAAAATCCTATGTTATTTGAGTTGGGACTTGACACAGAACATCAAAACGATTTTGCCGTGGTACGAAATTACATTCATTTCCTCCAACAAGAGTTTGATTTGGTCATGCTAATGGAGTATTTCGATGAGTCCCTTGTGCTCTTGAAACGACGCTTTTGTTGGACAATTAAAGACATTTTGTACTTCAAGCTAAACGAGCGAAGAAACAAAgataaacaaaacatttcaaaatattcaaaggAGAGGATTCAAGAGTGGAACTTTGGTGATGTCTTGCTGTACAATGTTTTTAATAGAACGCTTTGGGAAATGATAAGACGCGAAGGTCCGGGTTTTTTCAAAGATCTTGAACTTTTTCGAAAAGCGAAAGAAACCATGACAAAAGCTTGTTTACGAGAAGGAAATTTCTTGACTCGACCATACAGCGGAAGGTTTGTAAAGGGCTATGCATTGAAGAGAAATATTTCGAGCGAACTTGATGACACTTGCAACAAAATGATTATGAACGAAATTCCTTTTGTAAATCACCACCGAAGCAAAATGGTAAAACTCTTTCAAAGAATTGACAGTGCCAAGAACAGACCAAATTTCTCAAGTCTCTAG